The following are encoded in a window of Bos indicus isolate NIAB-ARS_2022 breed Sahiwal x Tharparkar chromosome 7, NIAB-ARS_B.indTharparkar_mat_pri_1.0, whole genome shotgun sequence genomic DNA:
- the ANKRD24 gene encoding ankyrin repeat domain-containing protein 24 isoform X4 codes for MKQLCLCAAASFASQDWGKSDERLLQAVENNDPTRVASLIARKGLVPTKLDPEGKSAFHLAAMRGAASCLEVMLAHGANAMSTDGAGYNALHLAAKYGHPQCLKQLLQASCAVDTVDSSGWTALHHAAAGGCISCSEMLCSFKAHLNPRDRLGTTPLIIAAQMCHTDLCRLLLQQGAAANDQDLQGRTALMLACEGASPETVEVLLQGGAQPGITDALGQDAAHYGTLAGDKLILHLLQEAAQRPSPPSEDDSGEASSQNSVSSHDKQGAPKKRKAPQPPINIPMPDDQDAYEEIVRLRQERGRLLQKIRGLEQHQERRKQELPEAEASSLHSLERQVQELQQLLAEKQEEKESLGREVESLQSRLSLLENERENTSYDVATLQDEEGELPEFPGAEVLLSKQLSPSAQELLASLQEQVAMLTRQNQELMEKVQILEHFEKDEMEADGPAEVIPLELYDALQAEFDQLRRQHAKALQALEQQEAREALAEEEAASREGKGLGTKTSRNGPVEIELNGTAAPETRVNGVETTDEEAAGVETTEALSQSLEVVSTMAEATVTKPTDTEASETEGVGAQPLETKATGAEVTEMKTLERGGNPEPKATRAETTSMKTEEPEMKPNGVSAVEEELTGTEAMGVELMIPRALTGPILHPGAAEASEKLQTELETRIRSLEEALRQREREAAAELEAAHGKCEAAEAEAGRLRERVREAEGGRASGVRDGDTGQLRAALEQAREDLRDRDCRLRELEAASARLDEARAGRLLAEEEARGLRAELARREEARLELSRELEALREQLVAATATGEQQRAAAAELGQARDAAEARAAELSAACEEARQGLAELREASEALRQSAVPASEHHRLQEEALELRGRAACLEQEVVATGKEAAQLRAELERERVGSMARLEHERIVGALQADVARLQGQLEELGRRHEKTSAEVFQVQREALFMKSERHAAEAQLATAEQQLRGLRTEAERARQAQSRAQEALEKAKEKDKKITELSKEVFSLKEALKDQPGAPDSLEVEALRGQVKALREQLEEAAREHSAVVALYRSHLLYAIQGQMDEDVQRILSQILQMQRLQAQGR; via the exons ATGAAGCAGCTGTGTCTGTGCGCCGCCGCCTCCTTCGCG AGCCAGGACTGGGGCAAAAGTGATGAGCGGCTGCTGCAGGCGGTGGAGAACAACGATCCCACGCGGGTGGCCTCCCTCATCGCCCGCAAGGGGCTGGTGCCCACCAAGCTGGACCCCGAGGGCAAGTCCGC ATTCCACCTGGCAGCCATGAGGGGTGCAGCCAGCTGTCTTGAGGTGATGCTGGCACACGGCGCCAACGCCATGAGCACGGATGGGGCAG GTTACAACGCCCTCCACCTGGCCGCTAAGTACGGGCACCCACAGTGCTTGAAACAACTACTGCAG GCATCCTGCGCGGTGGATACAGTGGACAGCAGCGGGTGGACCGCCCTGCATCATGCAG cCGCTGGCGGCTGCATCTCCTGCTCAGAAATGCTCTGCTCCTTCAAGGCCCATCTGAATCCCCGAGATCGG cTGGGTACAACACCCCTCATCATCGCAGCTCAGATGTGTCACACGGATCTGTGCCGCCTCCTCCTGCAGCAAGGGGCTGCTGCAAATGACCAGGACCTTCAAGGCAG GACGGCCCTGATGCTGGCCTGTGAGGGAGCCAGCCCCGAAACAGTGGAGGTGCTGCTGCAGGGCGGGGCCCAGCCGGGCATCACAGATGCGCTGGGCCAGGATGCTGCTCACTACGGCACCCTGGCAGGGGACAAGCTCATCTTGCACCTCCTACAGGAGGCAGCCCAGCGCCCCTCACCACCCAGCG AGGATGATTCGGGCGAGGCATCATCTCAG AATTCTGTGTCCAGCCATGACAAGCAAGGGGCCCCCAAGAAGCGGAAGGCACCTCAACCCCCCATCAATATCCCAATGCCG gaTGACCAAGATGCCTACGAGGAGATCGTGCGGCTGCGACAGGAGAGGGGCCGTCTGCTACAGAAGATCCGGGGCCTAGAGCAGCACCAGGAACGAAGAAAGCAGGAG CTGCCAGAGGCAGAGGCCAGCTCCCTCCACAGCCTGGAGAGACAG GTCCAAGAGCTACAGCAGCTGCTGGCcgagaagcaggaggagaaggagagctTGGGCCGGGAGGTGGAGAGTTTGCAGAGCAGGCTGTCCCTTCTGGAG AACGAGCGGGAGAACACCAGCTATGATGTGGCCACCCTGCAGGATGAGGAGGGTGAGCTACCTGAATTCCCAG GGGCTGAGGTGCTGCTCTCCAAGCAGCTAAGCCCGTCGGCCCAGGAGCTCTTGGCTTCGCTGCAGGAGCAGGTGGCCATGCTTACCAGACAGAACCAGGAGCTGATGGAGAAAGTCCAG ATCCTGGAGCACTTCGAGAAGGACGAGATGGAGGCAGATGGTCCGGCCGAGGTCATTCCTCTGGAGCTCTATGACGCTCTCCAGGCTGAGTTTGACCAGCTCCGCAGGCAGCATGCCAAAGCCCTGCAGGCACTGGAGCAGCAGGAAGCCCGGGAGGCCCTCGCAGAAGAGGAGGCAGCCTCTAGGGAGGGCAAAGGTCTGGGAACCAAGACCTCCAGAAATGGGCCAGTGGAAATAGAGCTTAACGGCACTGCAGCTCCGGAAACCAGAGTGAATGGAGTCGAGACCACAGACGAGGAGGCTGCAGGAGTAGAAACCACGGAAGCCTTGTCACAGAGCTTGGAAGTGGTGTCCACGATGGCCGAGGCCACAGTAACAAAGCCCACAGACACGGAGGCCTCAGAAACAGAGGGCGTGGGAGCCCAGCCCTTGGAAACAAAGGCCACGGGAGCTGAGGttacagaaatgaaaactctAGAAAGAGGAGGAAACCCAGAACCAAAGGCCACAAGAGCAGAGACCACCAGTATGAAAACAGAAGAGCCAGAAATGAAGCCCAATGGCGTAAGTGCAGTGGAAGAAGAGCTCACAGGCACAGAAGCCATGGGAGTGGAGCTCATGATTCCGAGGGCCCTCACAGGCCCCATCTTGCACCCGGGTGCTGCGGAGGCCTCAGAAAAGCTGCAGACAGAGCTAGAGACCAGGATCCGCAGCTTGGAGGAGGCGCTCAGGCAGCGGGAGCGGGAGGCGGCGGCTGAGCTGGAGGCGGCCCATGGCAAGTGCGAGGCCGCGGAGGCCGAGGCTGGCCGCCTGCGGGAGCGGGTGCGGGAGGCTGAGGGCGGCCGGGCTAGCGGGGTCAGAGATGGGGACACAGGCCAGCTGCGGGCCGCCCTGGAACAAGCCCGCGAGGACCTCCGGGACCGGGACTGCCGTCTCCGGGAGCTGGAGGCGGCCTCGGCCCGGCTGGATGAGGCCCGGGCCGGCCGGCTGCTGGCCGAGGAGGAAGCCCGGGGCCTGCGAGCAGAGCTGGCCCGGCGGGAGGAGGCGCGGCTAGAGCTGAGCCGGGAGCTGGAGGCGCTGCGGGAGCAGCTGGTCGCGGCCACAGCCACAGGGGAGCAGCAGCGGGCCGCGGCCGCTGAGCTGGGCCAGGCGAGGGACGCGGCCGAGGCCCGGGCCGCAGAGCTCTCCGCGGCCTGCGAGGAGGCCCGGCAGGGCCTGGCAGAGCTGCGGGAGGCCTCCGAGGCGCTCCGTCAGTCGGCCGTGCCGGCCTCCGAGCACCACCGGCTgcaggaagaggccctggagcTGCGGGGCCGGGCGGCCTGCCTGGAGCAGGAGGTGGTGGCCACGGGCAAGGAGGCCGCCCAGCTGCGCGCAGAGCTGGAGCGCGAGCGGGTGGGCAGCATGGCCCGCCTGGAGCATGAGCGCATCGTGGGCGCCCTGCAGGCCGACGTGGCCCGGTTGCAAGGGCAGCTGGAGGAGCTGGGGCGACGCCACGAGAAGACCAGCGCCGAGGTCTTCCAG GTGCAGCGGGAGGCACTGTTCATGAAGAGTGAGCGACATGCAGCTGAAGCCCAGTTGGCCACGGCTGAGCAGCAGCTGCGGGGGCTGCGAACTGAGGCTGAGCGGGCACGCCAGGCCCAGAGCCGTGCCCAGgaggccctggagaaggccaAGGAGAAGGACAAGAAG ATCACGGAGCTCTCCAAGGAGGTCTTCAGTCTTAAGGAGGCACTGAAGGACCAGCCGGGGGCCCCAGACTCCTTGGAGGTGGAAGCCCTCCGTGGCCAGGTGAAGGCTCTGCGGGAGCAGCTAGAG GAGGCTGCCAGGGAGCACAGTGCAGTGGTGGCCTTGTACAGGAGCCACCTCCTCTACGCCATTCAG GGTCAGATGGATGAAGACGTGCAGCGAATTCTGAGTCAGATTCTGCAGATGCAAAGGCTCCAGGCCCAGGGCCGCTGA
- the ANKRD24 gene encoding ankyrin repeat domain-containing protein 24 isoform X6: MSGCCRRWRTTIPRGWPPSSPARGWCPPSWTPRASPRYNALHLAAKYGHPQCLKQLLQASCAVDTVDSSGWTALHHAAAGGCISCSEMLCSFKAHLNPRDRLGTTPLIIAAQMCHTDLCRLLLQQGAAANDQDLQGRTALMLACEGASPETVEVLLQGGAQPGITDALGQDAAHYGTLAGDKLILHLLQEAAQRPSPPSEDDSGEASSQNSVSSHDKQGAPKKRKAPQPPINIPMPDDQDAYEEIVRLRQERGRLLQKIRGLEQHQERRKQELPEAEASSLHSLERQVQELQQLLAEKQEEKESLGREVESLQSRLSLLENERENTSYDVATLQDEEGELPEFPGAEVLLSKQLSPSAQELLASLQEQVAMLTRQNQELMEKVQILEHFEKDEMEADGPAEVIPLELYDALQAEFDQLRRQHAKALQALEQQEAREALAEEEAASREGKGLGTKTSRNGPVEIELNGTAAPETRVNGVETTDEEAAGVETTEALSQSLEVVSTMAEATVTKPTDTEASETEGVGAQPLETKATGAEVTEMKTLERGGNPEPKATRAETTSMKTEEPEMKPNGVSAVEEELTGTEAMGVELMIPRALTGPILHPGAAEASEKLQTELETRIRSLEEALRQREREAAAELEAAHGKCEAAEAEAGRLRERVREAEGGRASGVRDGDTGQLRAALEQAREDLRDRDCRLRELEAASARLDEARAGRLLAEEEARGLRAELARREEARLELSRELEALREQLVAATATGEQQRAAAAELGQARDAAEARAAELSAACEEARQGLAELREASEALRQSAVPASEHHRLQEEALELRGRAACLEQEVVATGKEAAQLRAELERERVGSMARLEHERIVGALQADVARLQGQLEELGRRHEKTSAEVFQVQREALFMKSERHAAEAQLATAEQQLRGLRTEAERARQAQSRAQEALEKAKEKDKKITELSKEVFSLKEALKDQPGAPDSLEVEALRGQVKALREQLEEAAREHSAVVALYRSHLLYAIQGQMDEDVQRILSQILQMQRLQAQGR, from the exons ATGAGCGGCTGCTGCAGGCGGTGGAGAACAACGATCCCACGCGGGTGGCCTCCCTCATCGCCCGCAAGGGGCTGGTGCCCACCAAGCTGGACCCCGAGGGCAAGTCCGC GTTACAACGCCCTCCACCTGGCCGCTAAGTACGGGCACCCACAGTGCTTGAAACAACTACTGCAG GCATCCTGCGCGGTGGATACAGTGGACAGCAGCGGGTGGACCGCCCTGCATCATGCAG cCGCTGGCGGCTGCATCTCCTGCTCAGAAATGCTCTGCTCCTTCAAGGCCCATCTGAATCCCCGAGATCGG cTGGGTACAACACCCCTCATCATCGCAGCTCAGATGTGTCACACGGATCTGTGCCGCCTCCTCCTGCAGCAAGGGGCTGCTGCAAATGACCAGGACCTTCAAGGCAG GACGGCCCTGATGCTGGCCTGTGAGGGAGCCAGCCCCGAAACAGTGGAGGTGCTGCTGCAGGGCGGGGCCCAGCCGGGCATCACAGATGCGCTGGGCCAGGATGCTGCTCACTACGGCACCCTGGCAGGGGACAAGCTCATCTTGCACCTCCTACAGGAGGCAGCCCAGCGCCCCTCACCACCCAGCG AGGATGATTCGGGCGAGGCATCATCTCAG AATTCTGTGTCCAGCCATGACAAGCAAGGGGCCCCCAAGAAGCGGAAGGCACCTCAACCCCCCATCAATATCCCAATGCCG gaTGACCAAGATGCCTACGAGGAGATCGTGCGGCTGCGACAGGAGAGGGGCCGTCTGCTACAGAAGATCCGGGGCCTAGAGCAGCACCAGGAACGAAGAAAGCAGGAG CTGCCAGAGGCAGAGGCCAGCTCCCTCCACAGCCTGGAGAGACAG GTCCAAGAGCTACAGCAGCTGCTGGCcgagaagcaggaggagaaggagagctTGGGCCGGGAGGTGGAGAGTTTGCAGAGCAGGCTGTCCCTTCTGGAG AACGAGCGGGAGAACACCAGCTATGATGTGGCCACCCTGCAGGATGAGGAGGGTGAGCTACCTGAATTCCCAG GGGCTGAGGTGCTGCTCTCCAAGCAGCTAAGCCCGTCGGCCCAGGAGCTCTTGGCTTCGCTGCAGGAGCAGGTGGCCATGCTTACCAGACAGAACCAGGAGCTGATGGAGAAAGTCCAG ATCCTGGAGCACTTCGAGAAGGACGAGATGGAGGCAGATGGTCCGGCCGAGGTCATTCCTCTGGAGCTCTATGACGCTCTCCAGGCTGAGTTTGACCAGCTCCGCAGGCAGCATGCCAAAGCCCTGCAGGCACTGGAGCAGCAGGAAGCCCGGGAGGCCCTCGCAGAAGAGGAGGCAGCCTCTAGGGAGGGCAAAGGTCTGGGAACCAAGACCTCCAGAAATGGGCCAGTGGAAATAGAGCTTAACGGCACTGCAGCTCCGGAAACCAGAGTGAATGGAGTCGAGACCACAGACGAGGAGGCTGCAGGAGTAGAAACCACGGAAGCCTTGTCACAGAGCTTGGAAGTGGTGTCCACGATGGCCGAGGCCACAGTAACAAAGCCCACAGACACGGAGGCCTCAGAAACAGAGGGCGTGGGAGCCCAGCCCTTGGAAACAAAGGCCACGGGAGCTGAGGttacagaaatgaaaactctAGAAAGAGGAGGAAACCCAGAACCAAAGGCCACAAGAGCAGAGACCACCAGTATGAAAACAGAAGAGCCAGAAATGAAGCCCAATGGCGTAAGTGCAGTGGAAGAAGAGCTCACAGGCACAGAAGCCATGGGAGTGGAGCTCATGATTCCGAGGGCCCTCACAGGCCCCATCTTGCACCCGGGTGCTGCGGAGGCCTCAGAAAAGCTGCAGACAGAGCTAGAGACCAGGATCCGCAGCTTGGAGGAGGCGCTCAGGCAGCGGGAGCGGGAGGCGGCGGCTGAGCTGGAGGCGGCCCATGGCAAGTGCGAGGCCGCGGAGGCCGAGGCTGGCCGCCTGCGGGAGCGGGTGCGGGAGGCTGAGGGCGGCCGGGCTAGCGGGGTCAGAGATGGGGACACAGGCCAGCTGCGGGCCGCCCTGGAACAAGCCCGCGAGGACCTCCGGGACCGGGACTGCCGTCTCCGGGAGCTGGAGGCGGCCTCGGCCCGGCTGGATGAGGCCCGGGCCGGCCGGCTGCTGGCCGAGGAGGAAGCCCGGGGCCTGCGAGCAGAGCTGGCCCGGCGGGAGGAGGCGCGGCTAGAGCTGAGCCGGGAGCTGGAGGCGCTGCGGGAGCAGCTGGTCGCGGCCACAGCCACAGGGGAGCAGCAGCGGGCCGCGGCCGCTGAGCTGGGCCAGGCGAGGGACGCGGCCGAGGCCCGGGCCGCAGAGCTCTCCGCGGCCTGCGAGGAGGCCCGGCAGGGCCTGGCAGAGCTGCGGGAGGCCTCCGAGGCGCTCCGTCAGTCGGCCGTGCCGGCCTCCGAGCACCACCGGCTgcaggaagaggccctggagcTGCGGGGCCGGGCGGCCTGCCTGGAGCAGGAGGTGGTGGCCACGGGCAAGGAGGCCGCCCAGCTGCGCGCAGAGCTGGAGCGCGAGCGGGTGGGCAGCATGGCCCGCCTGGAGCATGAGCGCATCGTGGGCGCCCTGCAGGCCGACGTGGCCCGGTTGCAAGGGCAGCTGGAGGAGCTGGGGCGACGCCACGAGAAGACCAGCGCCGAGGTCTTCCAG GTGCAGCGGGAGGCACTGTTCATGAAGAGTGAGCGACATGCAGCTGAAGCCCAGTTGGCCACGGCTGAGCAGCAGCTGCGGGGGCTGCGAACTGAGGCTGAGCGGGCACGCCAGGCCCAGAGCCGTGCCCAGgaggccctggagaaggccaAGGAGAAGGACAAGAAG ATCACGGAGCTCTCCAAGGAGGTCTTCAGTCTTAAGGAGGCACTGAAGGACCAGCCGGGGGCCCCAGACTCCTTGGAGGTGGAAGCCCTCCGTGGCCAGGTGAAGGCTCTGCGGGAGCAGCTAGAG GAGGCTGCCAGGGAGCACAGTGCAGTGGTGGCCTTGTACAGGAGCCACCTCCTCTACGCCATTCAG GGTCAGATGGATGAAGACGTGCAGCGAATTCTGAGTCAGATTCTGCAGATGCAAAGGCTCCAGGCCCAGGGCCGCTGA
- the ANKRD24 gene encoding ankyrin repeat domain-containing protein 24 isoform X2: MKTLRARFKKTELRLSPTDLGSCPPCGPCPIPKLAAARGRRQSQDWGKSDERLLQAVENNDPTRVASLIARKGLVPTKLDPEGKSAFHLAAMRGAASCLEVMLAHGANAMSTDGAGYNALHLAAKYGHPQCLKQLLQASCAVDTVDSSGWTALHHAAAGGCISCSEMLCSFKAHLNPRDRLGTTPLIIAAQMCHTDLCRLLLQQGAAANDQDLQGRTALMLACEGASPETVEVLLQGGAQPGITDALGQDAAHYGTLAGDKLILHLLQEAAQRPSPPSEDDSGEASSQNSVSSHDKQGAPKKRKAPQPPINIPMPDDQDAYEEIVRLRQERGRLLQKIRGLEQHQERRKQELPEAEASSLHSLERQVQELQQLLAEKQEEKESLGREVESLQSRLSLLENERENTSYDVATLQDEEGELPEFPGAEVLLSKQLSPSAQELLASLQEQVAMLTRQNQELMEKVQILEHFEKDEMEADGPAEVIPLELYDALQAEFDQLRRQHAKALQALEQQEAREALAEEEAASREGKGLGTKTSRNGPVEIELNGTAAPETRVNGVETTDEEAAGVETTEALSQSLEVVSTMAEATVTKPTDTEASETEGVGAQPLETKATGAEVTEMKTLERGGNPEPKATRAETTSMKTEEPEMKPNGVSAVEEELTGTEAMGVELMIPRALTGPILHPGAAEASEKLQTELETRIRSLEEALRQREREAAAELEAAHGKCEAAEAEAGRLRERVREAEGGRASGVRDGDTGQLRAALEQAREDLRDRDCRLRELEAASARLDEARAGRLLAEEEARGLRAELARREEARLELSRELEALREQLVAATATGEQQRAAAAELGQARDAAEARAAELSAACEEARQGLAELREASEALRQSAVPASEHHRLQEEALELRGRAACLEQEVVATGKEAAQLRAELERERVGSMARLEHERIVGALQADVARLQGQLEELGRRHEKTSAEVFQVQREALFMKSERHAAEAQLATAEQQLRGLRTEAERARQAQSRAQEALEKAKEKDKKITELSKEVFSLKEALKDQPGAPDSLEVEALRGQVKALREQLEEAAREHSAVVALYRSHLLYAIQGQMDEDVQRILSQILQMQRLQAQGR, translated from the exons ATGAAGACCCTCCGGGCACGATTTAAGAAGACAGAG CTGCGGCTCAGCCCCACTGACCTCGGCTCCTGCCCGCCCTGCGGCCCCTGCCCCATCCCGAAGCTGGCGGCAGCCAGAGGCAGGCGCCAG AGCCAGGACTGGGGCAAAAGTGATGAGCGGCTGCTGCAGGCGGTGGAGAACAACGATCCCACGCGGGTGGCCTCCCTCATCGCCCGCAAGGGGCTGGTGCCCACCAAGCTGGACCCCGAGGGCAAGTCCGC ATTCCACCTGGCAGCCATGAGGGGTGCAGCCAGCTGTCTTGAGGTGATGCTGGCACACGGCGCCAACGCCATGAGCACGGATGGGGCAG GTTACAACGCCCTCCACCTGGCCGCTAAGTACGGGCACCCACAGTGCTTGAAACAACTACTGCAG GCATCCTGCGCGGTGGATACAGTGGACAGCAGCGGGTGGACCGCCCTGCATCATGCAG cCGCTGGCGGCTGCATCTCCTGCTCAGAAATGCTCTGCTCCTTCAAGGCCCATCTGAATCCCCGAGATCGG cTGGGTACAACACCCCTCATCATCGCAGCTCAGATGTGTCACACGGATCTGTGCCGCCTCCTCCTGCAGCAAGGGGCTGCTGCAAATGACCAGGACCTTCAAGGCAG GACGGCCCTGATGCTGGCCTGTGAGGGAGCCAGCCCCGAAACAGTGGAGGTGCTGCTGCAGGGCGGGGCCCAGCCGGGCATCACAGATGCGCTGGGCCAGGATGCTGCTCACTACGGCACCCTGGCAGGGGACAAGCTCATCTTGCACCTCCTACAGGAGGCAGCCCAGCGCCCCTCACCACCCAGCG AGGATGATTCGGGCGAGGCATCATCTCAG AATTCTGTGTCCAGCCATGACAAGCAAGGGGCCCCCAAGAAGCGGAAGGCACCTCAACCCCCCATCAATATCCCAATGCCG gaTGACCAAGATGCCTACGAGGAGATCGTGCGGCTGCGACAGGAGAGGGGCCGTCTGCTACAGAAGATCCGGGGCCTAGAGCAGCACCAGGAACGAAGAAAGCAGGAG CTGCCAGAGGCAGAGGCCAGCTCCCTCCACAGCCTGGAGAGACAG GTCCAAGAGCTACAGCAGCTGCTGGCcgagaagcaggaggagaaggagagctTGGGCCGGGAGGTGGAGAGTTTGCAGAGCAGGCTGTCCCTTCTGGAG AACGAGCGGGAGAACACCAGCTATGATGTGGCCACCCTGCAGGATGAGGAGGGTGAGCTACCTGAATTCCCAG GGGCTGAGGTGCTGCTCTCCAAGCAGCTAAGCCCGTCGGCCCAGGAGCTCTTGGCTTCGCTGCAGGAGCAGGTGGCCATGCTTACCAGACAGAACCAGGAGCTGATGGAGAAAGTCCAG ATCCTGGAGCACTTCGAGAAGGACGAGATGGAGGCAGATGGTCCGGCCGAGGTCATTCCTCTGGAGCTCTATGACGCTCTCCAGGCTGAGTTTGACCAGCTCCGCAGGCAGCATGCCAAAGCCCTGCAGGCACTGGAGCAGCAGGAAGCCCGGGAGGCCCTCGCAGAAGAGGAGGCAGCCTCTAGGGAGGGCAAAGGTCTGGGAACCAAGACCTCCAGAAATGGGCCAGTGGAAATAGAGCTTAACGGCACTGCAGCTCCGGAAACCAGAGTGAATGGAGTCGAGACCACAGACGAGGAGGCTGCAGGAGTAGAAACCACGGAAGCCTTGTCACAGAGCTTGGAAGTGGTGTCCACGATGGCCGAGGCCACAGTAACAAAGCCCACAGACACGGAGGCCTCAGAAACAGAGGGCGTGGGAGCCCAGCCCTTGGAAACAAAGGCCACGGGAGCTGAGGttacagaaatgaaaactctAGAAAGAGGAGGAAACCCAGAACCAAAGGCCACAAGAGCAGAGACCACCAGTATGAAAACAGAAGAGCCAGAAATGAAGCCCAATGGCGTAAGTGCAGTGGAAGAAGAGCTCACAGGCACAGAAGCCATGGGAGTGGAGCTCATGATTCCGAGGGCCCTCACAGGCCCCATCTTGCACCCGGGTGCTGCGGAGGCCTCAGAAAAGCTGCAGACAGAGCTAGAGACCAGGATCCGCAGCTTGGAGGAGGCGCTCAGGCAGCGGGAGCGGGAGGCGGCGGCTGAGCTGGAGGCGGCCCATGGCAAGTGCGAGGCCGCGGAGGCCGAGGCTGGCCGCCTGCGGGAGCGGGTGCGGGAGGCTGAGGGCGGCCGGGCTAGCGGGGTCAGAGATGGGGACACAGGCCAGCTGCGGGCCGCCCTGGAACAAGCCCGCGAGGACCTCCGGGACCGGGACTGCCGTCTCCGGGAGCTGGAGGCGGCCTCGGCCCGGCTGGATGAGGCCCGGGCCGGCCGGCTGCTGGCCGAGGAGGAAGCCCGGGGCCTGCGAGCAGAGCTGGCCCGGCGGGAGGAGGCGCGGCTAGAGCTGAGCCGGGAGCTGGAGGCGCTGCGGGAGCAGCTGGTCGCGGCCACAGCCACAGGGGAGCAGCAGCGGGCCGCGGCCGCTGAGCTGGGCCAGGCGAGGGACGCGGCCGAGGCCCGGGCCGCAGAGCTCTCCGCGGCCTGCGAGGAGGCCCGGCAGGGCCTGGCAGAGCTGCGGGAGGCCTCCGAGGCGCTCCGTCAGTCGGCCGTGCCGGCCTCCGAGCACCACCGGCTgcaggaagaggccctggagcTGCGGGGCCGGGCGGCCTGCCTGGAGCAGGAGGTGGTGGCCACGGGCAAGGAGGCCGCCCAGCTGCGCGCAGAGCTGGAGCGCGAGCGGGTGGGCAGCATGGCCCGCCTGGAGCATGAGCGCATCGTGGGCGCCCTGCAGGCCGACGTGGCCCGGTTGCAAGGGCAGCTGGAGGAGCTGGGGCGACGCCACGAGAAGACCAGCGCCGAGGTCTTCCAG GTGCAGCGGGAGGCACTGTTCATGAAGAGTGAGCGACATGCAGCTGAAGCCCAGTTGGCCACGGCTGAGCAGCAGCTGCGGGGGCTGCGAACTGAGGCTGAGCGGGCACGCCAGGCCCAGAGCCGTGCCCAGgaggccctggagaaggccaAGGAGAAGGACAAGAAG ATCACGGAGCTCTCCAAGGAGGTCTTCAGTCTTAAGGAGGCACTGAAGGACCAGCCGGGGGCCCCAGACTCCTTGGAGGTGGAAGCCCTCCGTGGCCAGGTGAAGGCTCTGCGGGAGCAGCTAGAG GAGGCTGCCAGGGAGCACAGTGCAGTGGTGGCCTTGTACAGGAGCCACCTCCTCTACGCCATTCAG GGTCAGATGGATGAAGACGTGCAGCGAATTCTGAGTCAGATTCTGCAGATGCAAAGGCTCCAGGCCCAGGGCCGCTGA